One stretch of Excalfactoria chinensis isolate bCotChi1 chromosome 2, bCotChi1.hap2, whole genome shotgun sequence DNA includes these proteins:
- the STARD3NL gene encoding STARD3 N-terminal-like protein, translating into MNRVPNDAENAHSSSVESCPSLRDVHSINATHLMARIESYDVREKKGISDVRRTFCLFVTFDLLFITLLWIIELNVKGGIETTLKKEVLHYDYSSSYFDIFLLAVFRFKVLILAYAMCRLRHWWAIAFTTAVTSAFLLAKVIISQLFSQGAFGYVLPIISFILAWIETWFLDFKVLPQEAEEENRFLIAQDASERAALLHPGVLSDGQFYSPPESVAGSDEESEEKQDSEKPVV; encoded by the exons ATGAATCGGGTGCCAAATGATGCAGAAAATGCTCACAGTAGCAGTGTGGAATCCTGCCCGTCCTTGCGAGATGTTCACTCCATCAACGCAACACACCTGATGGCAAGGATTGAGTCCTATGATGTCAGAGAGAAGAAGGGAATATCGGATGTCAGAAGgactttctgtttatttgttacTTTTGATCTCTTATTTATAACTTTGCTGTGGATAATAGAATTAAAT GTAAAGGGAGGCATTGAGACTACCTTAAAGAAAGAAGTTCTACATTATGACTATTCTTCTTCATATTTTGATATATTT CTACTGGCAGTCTTTCGATTTAAGGTGTTAATACTTGCATATGCAATGTGCAGACTGCGCCATTGGTGGGCAATAGCT tttacaACAGCGGTGACCAGTGCCTTTTTACTAGCAAAAGTAATTATTTCACAG ctgTTCTCACAGGGTGCTTTTGGCTACGTGCTGCCCATCATATCCTTTATACTTGCCTGGATTGAAACCTGGTTCTTGGACTTCAAAGTGTTACCAcaagaagctgaagaagaaaaca GATTTTTGATAGCGCAGGATGCTTCCGAACGAGCAGCTCTCCTTCACCCAGGAGTCCTGTCTGATGGGCAGTTCTATTCTCCTCCTGAATCTGTAGCAG gatCTGATGAAgaatctgaagagaaacaagACAGTGAAAAACCAGTTGTATAG